The stretch of DNA CTTGGGTGGTTTATAACTCTAAATGCCAAACTTTGTAAATAAGGATCGCATCGTATATCAGCCAACTGTCGTTCTTCAAAATAACGTTCCAATACCCGTGTCATGTTCACATCTATTAATGGCCTTGGCTTGTTGAATAGTTGAAGTTCTATGGCGTTTACAATGTATTGTCCTAAAAAAGGTATTTGTTCCAGTGATTTCCGATCCGAAGGAAAACGTCCTTCTCTGCCAACCATTTCAAGTGCTAAATCTTTAAGCCGTTTAGCACGCTGACGATATAGTCCAACTGGCTGAAGTTGCTGTTCAATAAAACTATTGTCAGCTTTTGCGATTGCTTCCCAACTTGGGAATGTTTCAAGAAATAATGCATGGAATTTTTCAACTGTTTCGGCTTTGGTTCTCTGTAATAATACTTCTGCTATAACTATTTCATAAGAACTTAGTCCTTCTTGCCTCCATGGTAGATGATGGCGACCAAAAACACCAAACCAACCTAACATTTTATCCTGAAATAAAATAATCCGGGCTTTAACTATTCTTTTACGTCCATCGACCTTTATCATGAATAATTCCAAAATATCAATTTAATTCTCTAAGGATATTCATTGTGCTCGAACCTAAGTTTGACTTTAAGATTAAAGATCACCAATTCACTTATCTAT from Solitalea canadensis DSM 3403 encodes:
- a CDS encoding HhH-GPD family protein translates to MIKVDGRKRIVKARIILFQDKMLGWFGVFGRHHLPWRQEGLSSYEIVIAEVLLQRTKAETVEKFHALFLETFPSWEAIAKADNSFIEQQLQPVGLYRQRAKRLKDLALEMVGREGRFPSDRKSLEQIPFLGQYIVNAIELQLFNKPRPLIDVNMTRVLERYFEERQLADIRCDPYLQSLAFRVINHPRSKEINWAILDFAASICKARVPLCTSCLLADTCTFYKKNLF